In Myxocyprinus asiaticus isolate MX2 ecotype Aquarium Trade chromosome 16, UBuf_Myxa_2, whole genome shotgun sequence, a single window of DNA contains:
- the LOC127454058 gene encoding E3 ubiquitin-protein ligase MYLIP-B-like isoform X2 — protein sequence MLCHITRPDSVVVEVEVDLKANGEDILNKVCWKMGIIEVDYFGLQFTGTKGEVLWLNLRNRISQQVDSVSPCRLRLRVKFFVEPHLILQEQTRHLFLLHLKKELFKGSLRLDTEKAIELCALLAQAEFGDYNHNMAKYCYSQIYQGQEPSHETINNICWRHKELEGVSQSSAEYQALQLVSSLNNYGVDWHSARDSEGQELLLGVGPEGLFVSKTDFTPLERIIYPVIQMATQSGKNVYVSITKDSGDSVVLLFKFISPSAANGLYRAITEIHAFYRCDTVMSTVKMQYSRDFKGHLASLFLNESIDLGKRYMFDIQRTSKEVYDRARRALFKAGMTVPKCGAPRDSCSPSSSPLRHVKVAREERTCMSCRETHILKEKLQSLQEALTCILCCEEQINAAFCPCGHMFCCYNCASQLQCCPVCRSEVDRVQLVYLPTCASLLGLAEAKTLPYNMPRGTTISKDCGNKEKICQM from the exons ATGCTGTGCCACATAACTCGTCCGGACTCCGTGGTTGTGGAAGTTGAGGTGGACCTAAAAGCAAACGGAGAGGACATTCTCAATAAG gtatGCTGGAAGATGGGGATCATAGAGGTGGATTATTTTGGACTCCAGTTCACTGGTACTAAGGGAGAGGTTTTATGGCTGAATCTCAGAAACAGGATCTCTCAACAAGTAGACAGCGTGTCCCCCTGCAGACTGAGGCTGCGAGTGAAGTTCTTTGTTGAGCCTCATCTCATTCTGCAAGAGCAGACAAG ACATTTGTTTCTATTGCATTTGAAGAAGGAGCTTTTCAAAGGAAGTTTGCGATTGGACACAGAGAAGGCTATAGAGCTCTGTGCGTTATTGGCTCAGGCAGAGTTTGGAGATTACAACCATAACATGGCCAAGTACTGCTACTCCCAGATCTATCAAGGTCAAGAACCCAGCCATGAAACTATTAACAA TATTTGTTGGAGGCATAAAGAGTTGGAGGGTGTCAGTCAATCTTCAGCGGAATATCAAGCCCTGCAGCTAGTTTCCTCCCTCAACAACTATGGTGTAGATTGGCACTCTGCCCGTGACTCTGAGGGACAGGAGCTGCTCCTAGGGGTCGGACCAGAGGGCCTCTTTGTCAGCAAAACAGATTTCACTCCTCTTGAAAG AATCATATATCCAGTCATTCAAATGGCCACTCAATCTGGAAAGAATGTATATGTGAGCATCACAAAGGACAGTGGGGACAGTGTGGTGCTCCTCTTTAAGTTCATCAGCCCCAGTGCTGCCAATGGACTGTATCGTGCTATCACAGAGATCCATGCCTTTTACAG GTGTGACACTGTTATGAGCACAGTGAAGATGCAATACAGTCGGGACTTTAAGGGTCACCTGGCCTCCCTCTTCCTTAACGAGAGCATTGACCTTGGTAAACGTTACATGTTCGATATCCAGCGGACGTCCAAAGAAGTGTATGACCGTGCCCGGCGTGCCCTTTTCAAAGCAGGGATGACTGTACCTAAATGTGGGGCCCCAAGAGACAGCTGCAGTCCCTCGTCCTCTCCGCTGAGGCATGTGAAAGTTGCGAGGGAGGAGAGGACGTGCATGAGCTGCAGAGAAACTCACATTCTGAAGGAGAAGCTCCAAAGTCTACAAGAGGCCCTGACCTGCATTCTTTGCTGTGAAGAACAGATCAATGCTGCCTTCTGTCCTTGTGGCCACATGTTCTGCTGCTATAACTGTGCCAGCCAACTTCAG tgttgcccAGTTTGCCGCTCAGAGGTGGACCGTGTTCAGCTTGTTTATTTACCCACCTGTGCCAGTCTACTTGGCCTGGCAGAGGCAAAAACTCTCCCCTACAATATGCCCAGAGGGACTACCATCTCCAAGGACTGTGGCAATAAAGAAAAGATTTGCCAGATGTAG
- the LOC127454058 gene encoding E3 ubiquitin-protein ligase MYLIP-B-like isoform X1: MLCHITRPDSVVVEVEVDLKANGEDILNKVCWKMGIIEVDYFGLQFTGTKGEVLWLNLRNRISQQVDSVSPCRLRLRVKFFVEPHLILQEQTRHLFLLHLKKELFKGSLRLDTEKAIELCALLAQAEFGDYNHNMAKYCYSQIYQGQEPSHETINNICWRHKELEGVSQSSAEYQALQLVSSLNNYGVDWHSARDSEGQELLLGVGPEGLFVSKTDFTPLERFRHENNDKISHRLIMKCMFQYYYMIYFRIIYPVIQMATQSGKNVYVSITKDSGDSVVLLFKFISPSAANGLYRAITEIHAFYRCDTVMSTVKMQYSRDFKGHLASLFLNESIDLGKRYMFDIQRTSKEVYDRARRALFKAGMTVPKCGAPRDSCSPSSSPLRHVKVAREERTCMSCRETHILKEKLQSLQEALTCILCCEEQINAAFCPCGHMFCCYNCASQLQCCPVCRSEVDRVQLVYLPTCASLLGLAEAKTLPYNMPRGTTISKDCGNKEKICQM; this comes from the exons ATGCTGTGCCACATAACTCGTCCGGACTCCGTGGTTGTGGAAGTTGAGGTGGACCTAAAAGCAAACGGAGAGGACATTCTCAATAAG gtatGCTGGAAGATGGGGATCATAGAGGTGGATTATTTTGGACTCCAGTTCACTGGTACTAAGGGAGAGGTTTTATGGCTGAATCTCAGAAACAGGATCTCTCAACAAGTAGACAGCGTGTCCCCCTGCAGACTGAGGCTGCGAGTGAAGTTCTTTGTTGAGCCTCATCTCATTCTGCAAGAGCAGACAAG ACATTTGTTTCTATTGCATTTGAAGAAGGAGCTTTTCAAAGGAAGTTTGCGATTGGACACAGAGAAGGCTATAGAGCTCTGTGCGTTATTGGCTCAGGCAGAGTTTGGAGATTACAACCATAACATGGCCAAGTACTGCTACTCCCAGATCTATCAAGGTCAAGAACCCAGCCATGAAACTATTAACAA TATTTGTTGGAGGCATAAAGAGTTGGAGGGTGTCAGTCAATCTTCAGCGGAATATCAAGCCCTGCAGCTAGTTTCCTCCCTCAACAACTATGGTGTAGATTGGCACTCTGCCCGTGACTCTGAGGGACAGGAGCTGCTCCTAGGGGTCGGACCAGAGGGCCTCTTTGTCAGCAAAACAGATTTCACTCCTCTTGAAAGGTTTAGACATGAAAACAATGATAAGATATCTCATAGGCTCATTATGAAATGCATGTTTCAATACTATTACATGATTTATTTCAGAATCATATATCCAGTCATTCAAATGGCCACTCAATCTGGAAAGAATGTATATGTGAGCATCACAAAGGACAGTGGGGACAGTGTGGTGCTCCTCTTTAAGTTCATCAGCCCCAGTGCTGCCAATGGACTGTATCGTGCTATCACAGAGATCCATGCCTTTTACAG GTGTGACACTGTTATGAGCACAGTGAAGATGCAATACAGTCGGGACTTTAAGGGTCACCTGGCCTCCCTCTTCCTTAACGAGAGCATTGACCTTGGTAAACGTTACATGTTCGATATCCAGCGGACGTCCAAAGAAGTGTATGACCGTGCCCGGCGTGCCCTTTTCAAAGCAGGGATGACTGTACCTAAATGTGGGGCCCCAAGAGACAGCTGCAGTCCCTCGTCCTCTCCGCTGAGGCATGTGAAAGTTGCGAGGGAGGAGAGGACGTGCATGAGCTGCAGAGAAACTCACATTCTGAAGGAGAAGCTCCAAAGTCTACAAGAGGCCCTGACCTGCATTCTTTGCTGTGAAGAACAGATCAATGCTGCCTTCTGTCCTTGTGGCCACATGTTCTGCTGCTATAACTGTGCCAGCCAACTTCAG tgttgcccAGTTTGCCGCTCAGAGGTGGACCGTGTTCAGCTTGTTTATTTACCCACCTGTGCCAGTCTACTTGGCCTGGCAGAGGCAAAAACTCTCCCCTACAATATGCCCAGAGGGACTACCATCTCCAAGGACTGTGGCAATAAAGAAAAGATTTGCCAGATGTAG